One part of the Neodiprion virginianus isolate iyNeoVirg1 chromosome 3, iyNeoVirg1.1, whole genome shotgun sequence genome encodes these proteins:
- the LOC124299638 gene encoding dual specificity protein phosphatase CDC14C-like, giving the protein MGEYIKNKLYFATLAAGRREARSTSDIHFFSTDNELVYNNFYNDFGPLNLACLYKYCCTVNEKLTSPTNWKKQIVHYTSQNQQKRANAAFLIACYAILYLKKSPKEAYKPLIVANGHPLRPFQDASMGVSIYNIKLLDCLNAIHKAAAFGFFNFDDFDLAEYEKYEQMRNGDLNWMVPQKFLAFVGPSTELGSVYHPPERYLEYFQKNNVIAVVRLNKKSYEASRFTRAGITHYDMFMPDGSVPPKRVLDYFLRLAETTVGPIAVHCKAGLGRTGSLIAAYLVKHYRMSAKEAIAWMRICRPGSVIGHQQAWLEDMESMLWREGQQYRLKYHGDGDMILHHKRGIYSMAKKVEKQLDQAHGTNRFDATHFNKLLVENNSGNTTDLELPVIAEQRRHNVALTRTSKPGLASILGKLCTVGGSTPFNSDKNSQIGRKGASDAVNYKSKNNGNLHCLTQGDRLNEIKINRNKLSVNSLLFSRNNVAPPPQSNSAKRLQRRK; this is encoded by the exons ATGGGGG AGTACATAAAAAACAAGCTCTACTTCGCAACCTTGGCGGCAGGTCGAAGAGAGGCAAGGAGTACATCGGATATTCACTTCTTCAGTACCGACAATGAGCTGGTATATAACAACTTTTATAACGACTTTGGTCCCTTGAATTTGGCCTGCTTGTACAA ATACTGTTGCACGGTTAATGAGAAATTGACAAGTCCTACCAACTGGAAAAAGCAGATTGTCCACTACACATCGCAGAATCAACAGAAAAGAGCAAATGCTGCATTCTTGATAGCTTGTTACGCCATTCTCTACTTGAAGAAGTCACCCAAAGAGGCTTACAAACCTCTGATTGTAGCCAACGGACACCCGCTGAGACCTTTTCAAGATGCTTCGATGGGGGTCTCCATTTATAACATTAAACTGCTAG ACTGTCTAAATGCCATCCACAAAGCGGCAGCGTTCGGTTTCTTTAATTTCGATGACTTTGATCTTGCCGAATATGAGAAATACGAGCAGATGCGGAACGGCGATCTGAATTGGATGGTTCCGCAAAAGTTCTTGGCATTTGTTGGCCCCAGTACGGAGCTTGGATCGGTGTATCATCCTCCAGAGCGATATCTTGAGTACTTCCAGAAAAATAACGTCATAGCTGTTGTTAGACTGAACAAGAAATCTTACGAGGCATCCAG GTTCACCAGAGCAGGAATCACACATTACGACATGTTCATGCCTGACGGTAGCGTGCCTCCCAAAAGAGTACTGGACTACTTTTTGCGATTGGCTGAGACGACCGTTGGACCAATTGCTGTGCATTGTAAA GCGGGCTTAGGTAGAACAGGATCGCTGATCGCAGCCTACTTAGTCAAACATTATAGAATGTCAGCGAAAGAAGCCATCGCCTGGATGAGAATATGTCGTCCTGGTTCCGTTATCGGACATCAGCAAGCATGGTTGGAGGATATGGAAAGCATGCTTTGGCGGGAAGGACAACAGTATAG GTTGAAATACCACGGTGACGGAGACATGATATTACATCACAAGAGAGGAATTTACTCAATGGCTAAAAAAGTGGAGAAGCAGCTTGACCAGGCTCATGGTACTAACCGTTTTGACGCCACGCATTTCAACAAACTTTTAG TGGAAAACAACTCTGGCAACACAACAGACCTGGAACTACCAGTCATAGCGGAACAGCGAAGACACAACGTAGCTTTGACCAGGACGAGTAAACCAGGCTTAGCTAGTATTCTAG GTAAATTATGTACGGTTGGAGGTAGCACGCCCTTCAACTCCGACAAAAACTCGCAAATAGGACGAAAAGGAGCTTCAGATGCAGTGAATTACAAGTCAAAAAACAATGGCAACCTCCACTGCCTGACACAAGGAGACCGACtgaatgagataaaaatcaatCGTAACAAACTCTCAGTTAACTCTTTGCTATTCTCAAGGAACAATGTCGCCCCGCCACCGCAGTCTAACTCCGCAAAGAGATTACAACGAAGGAAGTGA
- the LOC124301261 gene encoding LDLR chaperone boca, with the protein MSKMKNIFKFFLLVLLICIPNANCSKPEEKPSWAKKDIRDYTDADMERLLDQWEEGDDPLEPDELPEHLRPSPKIDLAKLDMTNADNVIRATKKGKGLMMFVGLKKEYSREETESITQRWQTGLHNNHIIAERYIIDDNRAIFMFRDGAQVIDAKGFLLEQPELTEITFEGQTFNGKYNKENMAEETAGESKVKTKKKISKPTTETKRETANNKDEL; encoded by the exons atgtcaaaaatgaaaaatatttttaagtttttcTTACTAGTGTTACTTATTTGCATACCGAATGCAAATTGTTCAAAGCCTGAGGAAAAACCTAGTTGGGCTAAAAAGGACATTCGTGATTATACGGATGCAGATATGGAGAGGTTATTGGACCAGTGGGAG GAAGGTGATGACCCTTTAGAGCCAGATGAACTTCCAGAACACCTTCGCCCGAGCCCAAAAATTGACTTGGCAAAG CTTGATATGACGAATGCAGATAATGTCATTAGAGCAACTAAAAAAGGCAAAGGTTTAATGATGTTCGTgggattgaaaaaagaatattctCGTGAAGAAACTGAATCTATAACGCAACGATGGCAGACTGGCCTTCATAATAATCATATTATTGCAGAAAG ATACATAATTGACGACAATAGAGCAATTTTCATGTTTCGCGACGGTGCCCAGGTCATTGATGCAAAAGGATTTCTCTTGGAGCAACCAGAATTGACAGAAATAACATTTGAGGGTCAAACTTTTAatggaaaatataataaagaG AATATGGCCGAAGAAACAGCAGGTGAATCAAAGGTaaaaaccaagaaaaaaatttcgaaacctACTACAGAAACAAAACGTGAAACAGCAAACAATAAAGATGAACTATGA
- the LOC124301268 gene encoding mitotic-spindle organizing protein 1-like, with protein sequence MHISFTFLTTLNRACKQESRTSMPEPVNHQVNAARKTFQTLHQISKLLNTNLDPSTLSICVRLCENGVNPQALATVVKELQREVKVLNSTQSGSAPSKASLNK encoded by the exons ATGCAtatttcatttacatttttaacaACGCTAAATAGAGCTTG TAAACAAGAAAGTCGAACCAGCATGCCGGAACCTGTGAATCATCAGGTGAATGCAGCTCGCAAGACATTCCAGACACTTCATCAAATATCCAAACTATTGAACACGAACCTTGACCCATCTACGCTCAGCATTTGCGTGAGACTCTGTGAAAATGGCGTCAACCCACAGGCACTGGCAACTGTGGTGAAAGAATTACAGAGGGAAGTTAAAGTCTTGAATAGTACACAGTCTGGTTCTGCTCCCAGCAAAGCAAGTTTAAATAAGTAG
- the LOC124301267 gene encoding V-type proton ATPase subunit F 1 isoform X2 → MHVVEQGDSASQQQSLSRHGKGKLLAVIGDEDTCVGFLLGGVGEINKNRQPNFMVVDKNTAVGEIEDTFKRFIKRDDIDIILINQNVAEMIRHVIDSHTQPVPSVLEIPSKDHPYDASKDSILRRARGMFNPEDIH, encoded by the exons aTGCATGTAGTAGAGCAAGGAGACTCGGCCTCTCAACAACAGAGTCTAAGCAGGCATG GAAAAGGCAAGCTCCTCGCCGTAATTGGAGATGAG GACACTTGCGTTGGATTTCTTTTGGGAGGTGTTGGAGAGATCAACAAAAATCGCCAGCCCAACTTTATGGTCGTTGACAAGA ACACGGCTGTTGGAGAAATTGAGGATACGTTCAAGCGCTTCATCAAACGGGACGACATCGATATTATTCTTATCAACCAAAAT gtgGCTGAGATGATCCGACATGTGATTGACAGCCATACACAACCCGTGCCATCAGTTTTAGAGATCCCTAGTAAGGATCACCCATATGATGCAAGCAAAGATTCAATTCTGCGACGTGCCAGA GGTATGTTCAACCCGGAGGATATCCATTAA
- the LOC124301267 gene encoding V-type proton ATPase subunit F 1 isoform X1: protein MAKVKEAMHRLQENTGAGLDRKGKLLAVIGDEDTCVGFLLGGVGEINKNRQPNFMVVDKNTAVGEIEDTFKRFIKRDDIDIILINQNVAEMIRHVIDSHTQPVPSVLEIPSKDHPYDASKDSILRRARGMFNPEDIH, encoded by the exons ATGGCGAAAGTGAAGGAAGCAATGCATCGGTTACAGGAAAACACGGGTGCAGGACTAGACA GAAAAGGCAAGCTCCTCGCCGTAATTGGAGATGAG GACACTTGCGTTGGATTTCTTTTGGGAGGTGTTGGAGAGATCAACAAAAATCGCCAGCCCAACTTTATGGTCGTTGACAAGA ACACGGCTGTTGGAGAAATTGAGGATACGTTCAAGCGCTTCATCAAACGGGACGACATCGATATTATTCTTATCAACCAAAAT gtgGCTGAGATGATCCGACATGTGATTGACAGCCATACACAACCCGTGCCATCAGTTTTAGAGATCCCTAGTAAGGATCACCCATATGATGCAAGCAAAGATTCAATTCTGCGACGTGCCAGA GGTATGTTCAACCCGGAGGATATCCATTAA
- the LOC124301267 gene encoding V-type proton ATPase subunit F 1 isoform X3, protein MSLHSAGKGKLLAVIGDEDTCVGFLLGGVGEINKNRQPNFMVVDKNTAVGEIEDTFKRFIKRDDIDIILINQNVAEMIRHVIDSHTQPVPSVLEIPSKDHPYDASKDSILRRARGMFNPEDIH, encoded by the exons ATGTCTCTTCATTCCGCAGGAAAAGGCAAGCTCCTCGCCGTAATTGGAGATGAG GACACTTGCGTTGGATTTCTTTTGGGAGGTGTTGGAGAGATCAACAAAAATCGCCAGCCCAACTTTATGGTCGTTGACAAGA ACACGGCTGTTGGAGAAATTGAGGATACGTTCAAGCGCTTCATCAAACGGGACGACATCGATATTATTCTTATCAACCAAAAT gtgGCTGAGATGATCCGACATGTGATTGACAGCCATACACAACCCGTGCCATCAGTTTTAGAGATCCCTAGTAAGGATCACCCATATGATGCAAGCAAAGATTCAATTCTGCGACGTGCCAGA GGTATGTTCAACCCGGAGGATATCCATTAA
- the LOC124301265 gene encoding Y+L amino acid transporter 2: MVKQVTLESPSEMQLMSPTEDGKALPGSQEFEPSKIQMKKQLGLLEGVAIILGIIFGSGIFVSPKGVIKEVGSVGLSLIIWVFCGLLSMVGALCYAELGTSIPVSGGDYAYIHEAFGPLPSFLYLWAANLIFVPTTNAIMSLTFAQYVLQPFFPNCEIPDDGMRLIAAVTICLLTFINCYDVKETSMMQNVFMFAKVAALVIIIITGMTWLGLGHTENFTTPFEETNTDPGKIAVAFCSGIFSYSGWNYLNFMTEELKNPYVNLPRAIYISLPLVTFIYVLANVAYLAVLTPDMMIASYAIAVTFGDQVLGVMSWTIPVMVAISAFGGLSVHIMTSSRMCFVGARNGQFPAMLSYINVSKLTPTPALVFLCILSLCMLCTSDVFVLITYCSIVETFFITLSIAGILWLRYKRPNMERPIKVSLWVPITFVMICIFLIVVSCYQAPFEVGIGTLITLSGIPAYYVGIVWKNKPKSFQRQYNRITCTIQKLFVAAREERDQ, encoded by the exons ATGGTGAAACAGGTAACACTTGAGTCACCTAGTGAAATGCAACTAATGTCACCCACCGAAGATGGAAAGGCTCTCCCTGGTAGCCAAGAATTTGAGCCTAGTAAAATACAGATGAAAAAACAGCTTGGCTTGCTGGAAGGAGTTGCTATAATTTTAGGAATCATATTTGGATCAG gaatttttgtttcaccgAAGGGCGTAATCAAAGAAGTAGGTAGTGTTGGCTTATCTCTCATCATATGGGTCTTTTGTGGTTTGCTCTCTATGGTTGGAGCGTTGTGCTATGCGGAATTGGGTACAAGCATACCTGTTAGCGGTGGTGATTATGCTTATATTCACGAAGCCTTTGGACCATTACCATCGTTCTTGTATTTGTGGGCAGCAAATTTGATATTCGT TCCTACAACGAACGCTATTATGAGTCTCACTTTTGCTCAGTATGTTCTCCAACCATTTTTTCCGAATTGTGAAATCCCTGATGATGGTATGAGACTCATAGCTGCTGTCACTATAT GCTTGCTGACTTTTATCAATTGCTACGATGTTAAAGAGACATCAATGATGCAGAATGTGTTCATGTTTGCTAAGGTCGCTGCAttagttataattattatcactgGAATGACCTGGTTAGGACTTG GGCatacagaaaatttcacaacacCATTCGAAGAAACTAATACTGATCCAGGAAAAATTGCAGTTGCATTTTGCTCTGgtatattttcttattctgGCTGGaactatctgaattttatgaCAGAAGAACTCAAAAATCCATATGT AAATTTACCTCGTGCTATCTACATATCGCTGCCATTGGTGACTTTCATCTATGTTCTCGCCAATGTGGCTTATTTAGCAGTGTTAACACCAGATATGATGATCGCCTCTTATGCTATTGCTGTG ACGTTTGGGGATCAAGTACTGGGAGTCATGTCGTGGACGATACCTGTGATGGTAGCAATTTCAGCTTTTGGCGGCTTAAGCGTCCATATCATGACTTCTTCACGGATGTGCTTCGTAGGTGCTCGGAATGGGCAATTTCCAGCTATGTTGAGCTACATTAATGTGTCCAAGCTGACTCCTACCCCTGCCTTGGTGTTTTTG tgtatTTTGTCACTATGTATGCTTTGCACCAGTGATGTATTTGTGCTAATTACTTACTGTAGTATCGTGGAGACATTCTTCATTACATTATCTATTGCCGGTATTTTATGGCTGAGATATAAGAGACCGAACATGGAGAGGCCCATCAAG GTTTCATTGTGGGTACCTATTACGTTTGTGATGATATGTATTTTCCTCATTGTGGTATCTTGCTATCAGGCACCATTTGAAGTAGGTATAGGCACTCTAATTACCCTGTCTGGAATCCCTGCTTATTACGTCGGAATTGTGTGGAAGAATAAACCAAAGTCATTTCAACGTCAGTACA ATCGCATCACCTGCacaatacaaaaattgtttgtaGCTGCGAGGGAAGAAAGAGATCAGTAA
- the LOC124301264 gene encoding uncharacterized protein LOC124301264 isoform X2 codes for MSLNSEREAYGNMIEVGMDHKEKFLECQNSSDYLLLSNDEKTIEESMIEEHFEVVEQVKTELEEPPVYFQEALETCEEVTVDYNDSSVSVPLSPPMSPRSPHARLKTNEQWTTANDEDKLSMHLDCENDKRYYVEEREEVHDVMDEDEETIATFITAAGQQLALYAVEDSEDVFAVAVYDESGEPPTNFQFLMKSDVERLIGEGAVRTVKKPSQIKRQLLTTQSPVFTPRQQRIQHTSSNDESMTEVKFRQQKALQRACNNNAVINENCQTVLDSNRLTENYSSKEPNNVTYLMMNDTPMSVGKSGGSQESLASESEIVEQSTVQYILLEGDQSDSELTFDEIQATLQGFNLSKNGNKSVKKKIFGRKTVVNQRSEIQHVDNTNDIIKSETQPIFNSIENCLNTSNYNTPSIEPQIETRVSENFGAVDEVDSSAPRSVKSDTPKLGPDVKENATDKLSENISTAFVDPKINSNGIDGNQQSMSTLEPNVPKQNIEIQPRIKRPRKQQLTSVNRGDSEIIIQPALIGAEEENNNKKRGRRKKKPAPDPDYNPRPIRLKKSKKAARNPKVEIIEIDIDEEHSLSQAKNDVIEITIDDGKEKGSSDKENEIIMVRDSDDESHDTQTKPIPPAMQCVHCSRNFRQKRALDTHSRVCPKLRTKLNKANIRTLEKSDSLSKDESGVKQVVHKEYTCKVCQEKFNAVVVLARHTRMEHPKAYRNKSSKASAEVKSVEKPIDTIKETIDKRRVTRVSQKKKIQSSNQTWRSKKLNCDDCGRWFPSTAILAAHCLQHATKNSEKQIRQCHICKKLIKTRLLYIQHMKTHIKSTRNTKPPATVLQKKLRQPRQVTSKLTPVKKRGRPRKF; via the exons ATGTCCCTGAATTCAGAAAGAGAAGCTTATGGTAATATGATCGAAGTGGGAATGGACCACAAAGAAAAGTTTCTCGAGTGTCAAAACTCGTCTGATTATTTATTGCTCTCAAACGACGAAAAAACCATAGAGGAGTCAATG ATAGAAGAACACTTCGAAGTGGTGGAGCAAGTTAAAACTGAATTGGAGGAACCGCCAGTTTACTTTCAAGAAGCTCTAGAAACTTGCGAAGAAGTGACTGTCGATTACAATGATTCCTCTGTGTCAGTTCCACTTTCACCTCCGATGTCCCCCAGATCCCCGCATGCTCGTTTAAAAACGAATGAACAGTGGACTACAGCAAACGACGAAGATAAATTGTCTATG CATCTGGATTGTGAAAACGACAAAAGGTATTACGTGGAAGAACGAGAAGAAGTACACGATGTTAtggatgaggatgaggaaaCAATCGCAACATTTATAACAGCTGCTGGACAACAACTTGCTCTTTATGCCGTCGAAGACTCAGAAGATGTATTTGCGGTCGCTGTTTATGATGAGTCTGGAGAACCACCCacaaactttcaatttttaatgaa ATCCGATGTAGAAAGATTGATAGGAGAAGGTGCTGTGAGAACAGTGAAAAAGCCTAGTCAAATCAAAAGGCAGTTACTAACAACGCAGTCGCCAGTATTCACACCCAGACAACAGCGAATTCAGCACACTTCAAGCAATGATGAATCTATGACTGAAGTGAAATTTCGTCAGCAAAAAGCCTTACAACGGGCTTGTAACAATAATGCAGTAATAAATGAGAACTGTCAAACAGTACTAGATTCGAATCGTCTcacagaaaattattcttccaAGGAGCCAAACAATGTTACTTATCTTATGATGAATGACACTCCAATGAGTGTTG GCAAATCAGGAGGTAGCCAAGAGTCTCTTGCAAGTGAGAGTGAAATAGTTGAACAGTCGACAGTGCAATATATTCTTTTAGAAGGTGATCAGTCGGATTCTGAATTGACATTCGACGAAATTCAAGCCACACTACAGGGTttcaatttatcgaaaaatggCAACAAATcagttaaaaagaaaatatttggtCGCAAAACTGTAGTGAATCAACGAAGTGAAATACAACATGTAGATAACACGAATGACataatcaaatctgagacacaaccaatttttaattcaattgaaaattgtttgaacaCATCAAATTATAATACTCCTTCCATAGAACCACAAATTGAAACTAGAGTTAGTGAAAACTTTGGAGCAGTGGACGAGGTTGATTCAAGTGCACCGCGCAGTGTAAAATCTGACACACCAAAACTGGGGCCAGATGTAAAGGAAAATGCAACTGATAAATTATCAGAAAACATCTCCACTGCATTTGTTGACCccaaaataaattcaaatggTATCGATGGCAATCAACAGTCAATGAGTACATTAGAACCAAACGTGCctaaacaaaatattgaaattcaacCTAGAATAAAGAGGCCAAGAAAACAGCAACTTACCTCAGTCAACCGTGGTGACTCAGAGATAATTATTCAACCGGCTCTAATTGGggcagaagaagaaaataataataaaaagcgAGGCCGACGGAAAAAGAAACCTGCACCAGACCCTGATTATAACCCGCGACCTATTAGATTAAAGAAATCTAAAAAAGCAGCGAGGAATCCCAAAGTGGAAATAATCGAAATTGACATAGATGAAGAACACAGCTTGTCACAGGCAAAAAACGACGTTATTGAGATTACTATTGATGATGGGAAAGAAAAAGGTTCAAGcgataaagaaaatgaaatcatAATGGTCAGAGATTCTGATGATGAGTCTCACGATACTCAGACGAAACCAATACCTCCCGCTATGCAGTGTGTACATTGCTCACGAAATTTCCGGCAAAAAAGAGCACTTGATACACATTCCAGAGTTTGTCCAAAATTACGAACTAAACTAAACAAGGCAAATATAAGGACACTTGAGAAGTCTGACTCATTAAGTAAGGATGAATCAGGCGTTAAGCAAGTCGTTCATAAAGAGTATACGTGCAAAGTGTGCCAGGAGAAGTTCAATGCTGTAGTTGTTTTAGCGAGGCACACACGCATGGAACACCCAAAGGCATATCGAAACAAGAGCAGTAAGGCTAGTGCAGAGGTGAAATCAGTTGAAAAACCCATTGACACAATAAAGGAAACTATCGATAAAAGAAGAGTGACCCGAGTGAgtcagaaaaagaaaatccaaAGCTCAAACCAAACGTGGAGatcaaagaaattgaattgcGATGATTGCGGACGATGGTTTCCGAGCACTGCAATACTCGCAGCACATTGTTTGCAACATGCTACAAAAAATTCTG aaaaacaaATCCGCCAGTGCCACATCTGTAAAAAGCTGATCAAAACACGTTTGTTGTATATTCAGCACATGAAGACGCACATTAAATCCACGAGAAATACAAAACCCCCAGCAACGGtattacagaaaaaattacgaCAGCCGAGACAAGTTACAAGTAAATTGACACCCGTTAAAAAACGAGGCCGTCCTCGgaaattttga
- the LOC124301264 gene encoding uncharacterized protein LOC124301264 isoform X1: MSLNSEREAYGNMIEVGMDHKEKFLECQNSSDYLLLSNDEKTIEESMIEEHFEVVEQVKTELEEPPVYFQEALETCEEVTVDYNDSSVSVPLSPPMSPRSPHARLKTNEQWTTANDEDKLSMHLDCENDKRYYVEEREEVHDVMDEDEETIATFITAAGQQLALYAVEDSEDVFAVAVYDESGEPPTNFQFLMKSDVERLIGEGAVRTVKKPSQIKRQLLTTQSPVFTPRQQRIQHTSSNDESMTEVKFRQQKALQRACNNNAVINENCQTVLDSNRLTENYSSKEPNNVTYLMMNDTPMSVVGKSGGSQESLASESEIVEQSTVQYILLEGDQSDSELTFDEIQATLQGFNLSKNGNKSVKKKIFGRKTVVNQRSEIQHVDNTNDIIKSETQPIFNSIENCLNTSNYNTPSIEPQIETRVSENFGAVDEVDSSAPRSVKSDTPKLGPDVKENATDKLSENISTAFVDPKINSNGIDGNQQSMSTLEPNVPKQNIEIQPRIKRPRKQQLTSVNRGDSEIIIQPALIGAEEENNNKKRGRRKKKPAPDPDYNPRPIRLKKSKKAARNPKVEIIEIDIDEEHSLSQAKNDVIEITIDDGKEKGSSDKENEIIMVRDSDDESHDTQTKPIPPAMQCVHCSRNFRQKRALDTHSRVCPKLRTKLNKANIRTLEKSDSLSKDESGVKQVVHKEYTCKVCQEKFNAVVVLARHTRMEHPKAYRNKSSKASAEVKSVEKPIDTIKETIDKRRVTRVSQKKKIQSSNQTWRSKKLNCDDCGRWFPSTAILAAHCLQHATKNSEKQIRQCHICKKLIKTRLLYIQHMKTHIKSTRNTKPPATVLQKKLRQPRQVTSKLTPVKKRGRPRKF, encoded by the exons ATGTCCCTGAATTCAGAAAGAGAAGCTTATGGTAATATGATCGAAGTGGGAATGGACCACAAAGAAAAGTTTCTCGAGTGTCAAAACTCGTCTGATTATTTATTGCTCTCAAACGACGAAAAAACCATAGAGGAGTCAATG ATAGAAGAACACTTCGAAGTGGTGGAGCAAGTTAAAACTGAATTGGAGGAACCGCCAGTTTACTTTCAAGAAGCTCTAGAAACTTGCGAAGAAGTGACTGTCGATTACAATGATTCCTCTGTGTCAGTTCCACTTTCACCTCCGATGTCCCCCAGATCCCCGCATGCTCGTTTAAAAACGAATGAACAGTGGACTACAGCAAACGACGAAGATAAATTGTCTATG CATCTGGATTGTGAAAACGACAAAAGGTATTACGTGGAAGAACGAGAAGAAGTACACGATGTTAtggatgaggatgaggaaaCAATCGCAACATTTATAACAGCTGCTGGACAACAACTTGCTCTTTATGCCGTCGAAGACTCAGAAGATGTATTTGCGGTCGCTGTTTATGATGAGTCTGGAGAACCACCCacaaactttcaatttttaatgaa ATCCGATGTAGAAAGATTGATAGGAGAAGGTGCTGTGAGAACAGTGAAAAAGCCTAGTCAAATCAAAAGGCAGTTACTAACAACGCAGTCGCCAGTATTCACACCCAGACAACAGCGAATTCAGCACACTTCAAGCAATGATGAATCTATGACTGAAGTGAAATTTCGTCAGCAAAAAGCCTTACAACGGGCTTGTAACAATAATGCAGTAATAAATGAGAACTGTCAAACAGTACTAGATTCGAATCGTCTcacagaaaattattcttccaAGGAGCCAAACAATGTTACTTATCTTATGATGAATGACACTCCAATGAGTGTTG TAGGCAAATCAGGAGGTAGCCAAGAGTCTCTTGCAAGTGAGAGTGAAATAGTTGAACAGTCGACAGTGCAATATATTCTTTTAGAAGGTGATCAGTCGGATTCTGAATTGACATTCGACGAAATTCAAGCCACACTACAGGGTttcaatttatcgaaaaatggCAACAAATcagttaaaaagaaaatatttggtCGCAAAACTGTAGTGAATCAACGAAGTGAAATACAACATGTAGATAACACGAATGACataatcaaatctgagacacaaccaatttttaattcaattgaaaattgtttgaacaCATCAAATTATAATACTCCTTCCATAGAACCACAAATTGAAACTAGAGTTAGTGAAAACTTTGGAGCAGTGGACGAGGTTGATTCAAGTGCACCGCGCAGTGTAAAATCTGACACACCAAAACTGGGGCCAGATGTAAAGGAAAATGCAACTGATAAATTATCAGAAAACATCTCCACTGCATTTGTTGACCccaaaataaattcaaatggTATCGATGGCAATCAACAGTCAATGAGTACATTAGAACCAAACGTGCctaaacaaaatattgaaattcaacCTAGAATAAAGAGGCCAAGAAAACAGCAACTTACCTCAGTCAACCGTGGTGACTCAGAGATAATTATTCAACCGGCTCTAATTGGggcagaagaagaaaataataataaaaagcgAGGCCGACGGAAAAAGAAACCTGCACCAGACCCTGATTATAACCCGCGACCTATTAGATTAAAGAAATCTAAAAAAGCAGCGAGGAATCCCAAAGTGGAAATAATCGAAATTGACATAGATGAAGAACACAGCTTGTCACAGGCAAAAAACGACGTTATTGAGATTACTATTGATGATGGGAAAGAAAAAGGTTCAAGcgataaagaaaatgaaatcatAATGGTCAGAGATTCTGATGATGAGTCTCACGATACTCAGACGAAACCAATACCTCCCGCTATGCAGTGTGTACATTGCTCACGAAATTTCCGGCAAAAAAGAGCACTTGATACACATTCCAGAGTTTGTCCAAAATTACGAACTAAACTAAACAAGGCAAATATAAGGACACTTGAGAAGTCTGACTCATTAAGTAAGGATGAATCAGGCGTTAAGCAAGTCGTTCATAAAGAGTATACGTGCAAAGTGTGCCAGGAGAAGTTCAATGCTGTAGTTGTTTTAGCGAGGCACACACGCATGGAACACCCAAAGGCATATCGAAACAAGAGCAGTAAGGCTAGTGCAGAGGTGAAATCAGTTGAAAAACCCATTGACACAATAAAGGAAACTATCGATAAAAGAAGAGTGACCCGAGTGAgtcagaaaaagaaaatccaaAGCTCAAACCAAACGTGGAGatcaaagaaattgaattgcGATGATTGCGGACGATGGTTTCCGAGCACTGCAATACTCGCAGCACATTGTTTGCAACATGCTACAAAAAATTCTG aaaaacaaATCCGCCAGTGCCACATCTGTAAAAAGCTGATCAAAACACGTTTGTTGTATATTCAGCACATGAAGACGCACATTAAATCCACGAGAAATACAAAACCCCCAGCAACGGtattacagaaaaaattacgaCAGCCGAGACAAGTTACAAGTAAATTGACACCCGTTAAAAAACGAGGCCGTCCTCGgaaattttga